The following are encoded together in the Chaetodon auriga isolate fChaAug3 chromosome 6, fChaAug3.hap1, whole genome shotgun sequence genome:
- the b3gnt9 gene encoding UDP-GlcNAc:betaGal beta-1,3-N-acetylglucosaminyltransferase 9 isoform X2, whose amino-acid sequence MLRKMVTMRRILHVKGDVMCTMLLLVLFCLLLYARQVVLSSGWDRPMWKLEIHGSTSSSRTLLGASKARVGQESPGSPSSPAEPQLPPCKPQSKSKSPQPKSKPQVKSKGKSKSRRKNVVPTKTAAKPLPTMPPFDFEGYLREKDNRDFKLLIDQPEKCHIGGAEEEEGGGGSKGSAAAPYMLIAVKSVTADFDKRQVVRRTWGKEGLFQNGVSIRTVFLLGVPRNRTALPLWDRLLTYESQTFRDILLWDFEDTFFNLTLKETHFLKWVNSSCPSVKFIFKGDADVYVNVENILEMLQGQKPDEDLFVGDIIIHAKPIRRRSSKYYVPEFVYGVGLYPDYAGGGGFVMSGHTARRLSSACEQVELFPIDDVFLGMCLQLIGVKPSRHQGFRTFGIPRPSAAPHLQTFDPCFYKELMVVHSLNVPQIWLMWNLLHDPKLNCHNSTSPTSWPFKWKGRMSETEGEETDYGEKQVPPSDYCEGEDPAGHTADRSQVSSRVFQQDEKQS is encoded by the exons ATGCTGAGGAAGATGGTGACGATGAGGAGGATCCTCCATGTGAAAGGAGATGTGATGTGCACGATGCTGCTACTGGTGCTATTCTGCCTGCTGCTCTATGCCCGCCAG GTCGTGCTGTCCTCTGGGTGGGACAGACCGATGTGGAAGCTGGAAATCCATGGCTCCACCAGCTCCAGTAGGACCCTGCTGGGTGCCAGCAAGGCCAGAGTAGGCCAGGAGTCTCCAGGG TCCCCATCCAGCcctgcagagccacagctgcctcCCTGTAAGCCCCAGTCCAAGTCTAAATCTCCTCAGCCCAAGTCCAAACCTCAGGTCAAATCTAAGGGGAAATCCAAGTCGCGACGGAAAAACGTTGTGCCAACTAAGACCGCCGCCAAGCCCCTGCCCACAATGCCGCCATTTGACTTTGAGGGCTATCTGAGAGAAAAGGACAACAGAGACTTTAAGCTGCTCATAGACCAGCCAGAGAAATGTCACAttggaggagcagaagaggaagaaggaggaggaggaagcaaagggtctgctgctgctccctaCATGCTCATTGCAGTGAAATCTGTCACTGCAGATTTTGATAAACGTCAG GTGGTGCGTCGGACGTGGGGTAAAGAGGGACTTTTCCAGAATGGTGTTTCCATCCGTACTGTTTTCCTGCTGGGGGTTCCCAGGAATCGGACCGCTCTGCCTCTCTGGGATCGGCTCCTGACCTACGAGAGTCAGACCTTTAGGGATATCCTGCTCTGGGACTTTGAAGACACCTTCTTCAACCTGACACTGaaggaaacacattttctgaaatggGTTAACAGCAGCTGTCCCAGTGTCAA GTTCATCTTCAAGGGTGATGCTGATGTGTATGTTAATGTGGAGAATATACTGGAGATGTTGCAAGGTCAAAAGCCAGACGAGGATCTGTTTGTGGGTGATATTATTATCCATGCTAAACCCATTCGTCGGCGCAGTTCAAAGTATTACGTGCCAGAGTTTGTTTATGGCGTGGGTTTGTACCCTGATTacgctggaggaggaggctttgTCATGTCAGGACATACGGCTCGGAGACTAAGCTCTGCCTGTGAACAG GTGGAGTTGTTCCCCATCGATGATGTCTTTTTGGGAATGTGCCTCCAGCTGATCGGTGTCAAGCCGTCACGCCACCAGGGCTTTCGGACCTTTGGAATTCCCAGACCCTCTGCAGCGCCCCACCTGCAGACGTTTGACCCCTGTTTTTACAAGGAGCTCATGGTCGTTCACAGCCTCAACGTTCCTCAGATCTGGCTCATGTGGAACCTCCTGCACGACCCCAAGCTGAACTGCCACAATAGCACCAGCCCGACGTCCTGGCCCTTTAAGTGGAAGGGGCGGATGAGCGAAACTGAGGGAGAAGAGACGGACTACGGTGAGAAGCAG
- the b3gnt9 gene encoding UDP-GlcNAc:betaGal beta-1,3-N-acetylglucosaminyltransferase 9 isoform X3 has translation MLRKMVTMRRILHVKGDVMCTMLLLVLFCLLLYARQVVLSSGWDRPMWKLEIHGSTSSSRTLLGASKARVGQESPGQSPSSPAEPQLPPCKPQSKSKSPQPKSKPQVKSKGKSKSRRKNVVPTKTAAKPLPTMPPFDFEGYLREKDNRDFKLLIDQPEKCHIGGAEEEEGGGGSKGSAAAPYMLIAVKSVTADFDKRQVVRRTWGKEGLFQNGVSIRTVFLLGVPRNRTALPLWDRLLTYESQTFRDILLWDFEDTFFNLTLKETHFLKWVNSSCPSVKFIFKGDADVYVNVENILEMLQGQKPDEDLFVGDIIIHAKPIRRRSSKYYVPEFVYGVGLYPDYAGGGGFVMSGHTARRLSSACEQVELFPIDDVFLGMCLQLIGVKPSRHQGFRTFGIPRPSAAPHLQTFDPCFYKELMVVHSLNVPQIWLMWNLLHDPKLNCHNSTSPTSWPFKWKGRMSETEGEETDYGSSQ, from the exons ATGCTGAGGAAGATGGTGACGATGAGGAGGATCCTCCATGTGAAAGGAGATGTGATGTGCACGATGCTGCTACTGGTGCTATTCTGCCTGCTGCTCTATGCCCGCCAG GTCGTGCTGTCCTCTGGGTGGGACAGACCGATGTGGAAGCTGGAAATCCATGGCTCCACCAGCTCCAGTAGGACCCTGCTGGGTGCCAGCAAGGCCAGAGTAGGCCAGGAGTCTCCAGGG CAGTCCCCATCCAGCcctgcagagccacagctgcctcCCTGTAAGCCCCAGTCCAAGTCTAAATCTCCTCAGCCCAAGTCCAAACCTCAGGTCAAATCTAAGGGGAAATCCAAGTCGCGACGGAAAAACGTTGTGCCAACTAAGACCGCCGCCAAGCCCCTGCCCACAATGCCGCCATTTGACTTTGAGGGCTATCTGAGAGAAAAGGACAACAGAGACTTTAAGCTGCTCATAGACCAGCCAGAGAAATGTCACAttggaggagcagaagaggaagaaggaggaggaggaagcaaagggtctgctgctgctccctaCATGCTCATTGCAGTGAAATCTGTCACTGCAGATTTTGATAAACGTCAG GTGGTGCGTCGGACGTGGGGTAAAGAGGGACTTTTCCAGAATGGTGTTTCCATCCGTACTGTTTTCCTGCTGGGGGTTCCCAGGAATCGGACCGCTCTGCCTCTCTGGGATCGGCTCCTGACCTACGAGAGTCAGACCTTTAGGGATATCCTGCTCTGGGACTTTGAAGACACCTTCTTCAACCTGACACTGaaggaaacacattttctgaaatggGTTAACAGCAGCTGTCCCAGTGTCAA GTTCATCTTCAAGGGTGATGCTGATGTGTATGTTAATGTGGAGAATATACTGGAGATGTTGCAAGGTCAAAAGCCAGACGAGGATCTGTTTGTGGGTGATATTATTATCCATGCTAAACCCATTCGTCGGCGCAGTTCAAAGTATTACGTGCCAGAGTTTGTTTATGGCGTGGGTTTGTACCCTGATTacgctggaggaggaggctttgTCATGTCAGGACATACGGCTCGGAGACTAAGCTCTGCCTGTGAACAG GTGGAGTTGTTCCCCATCGATGATGTCTTTTTGGGAATGTGCCTCCAGCTGATCGGTGTCAAGCCGTCACGCCACCAGGGCTTTCGGACCTTTGGAATTCCCAGACCCTCTGCAGCGCCCCACCTGCAGACGTTTGACCCCTGTTTTTACAAGGAGCTCATGGTCGTTCACAGCCTCAACGTTCCTCAGATCTGGCTCATGTGGAACCTCCTGCACGACCCCAAGCTGAACTGCCACAATAGCACCAGCCCGACGTCCTGGCCCTTTAAGTGGAAGGGGCGGATGAGCGAAACTGAGGGAGAAGAGACGGACTACG
- the b3gnt9 gene encoding UDP-GlcNAc:betaGal beta-1,3-N-acetylglucosaminyltransferase 9 isoform X1: MLRKMVTMRRILHVKGDVMCTMLLLVLFCLLLYARQVVLSSGWDRPMWKLEIHGSTSSSRTLLGASKARVGQESPGQSPSSPAEPQLPPCKPQSKSKSPQPKSKPQVKSKGKSKSRRKNVVPTKTAAKPLPTMPPFDFEGYLREKDNRDFKLLIDQPEKCHIGGAEEEEGGGGSKGSAAAPYMLIAVKSVTADFDKRQVVRRTWGKEGLFQNGVSIRTVFLLGVPRNRTALPLWDRLLTYESQTFRDILLWDFEDTFFNLTLKETHFLKWVNSSCPSVKFIFKGDADVYVNVENILEMLQGQKPDEDLFVGDIIIHAKPIRRRSSKYYVPEFVYGVGLYPDYAGGGGFVMSGHTARRLSSACEQVELFPIDDVFLGMCLQLIGVKPSRHQGFRTFGIPRPSAAPHLQTFDPCFYKELMVVHSLNVPQIWLMWNLLHDPKLNCHNSTSPTSWPFKWKGRMSETEGEETDYGEKQVPPSDYCEGEDPAGHTADRSQVSSRVFQQDEKQS; this comes from the exons ATGCTGAGGAAGATGGTGACGATGAGGAGGATCCTCCATGTGAAAGGAGATGTGATGTGCACGATGCTGCTACTGGTGCTATTCTGCCTGCTGCTCTATGCCCGCCAG GTCGTGCTGTCCTCTGGGTGGGACAGACCGATGTGGAAGCTGGAAATCCATGGCTCCACCAGCTCCAGTAGGACCCTGCTGGGTGCCAGCAAGGCCAGAGTAGGCCAGGAGTCTCCAGGG CAGTCCCCATCCAGCcctgcagagccacagctgcctcCCTGTAAGCCCCAGTCCAAGTCTAAATCTCCTCAGCCCAAGTCCAAACCTCAGGTCAAATCTAAGGGGAAATCCAAGTCGCGACGGAAAAACGTTGTGCCAACTAAGACCGCCGCCAAGCCCCTGCCCACAATGCCGCCATTTGACTTTGAGGGCTATCTGAGAGAAAAGGACAACAGAGACTTTAAGCTGCTCATAGACCAGCCAGAGAAATGTCACAttggaggagcagaagaggaagaaggaggaggaggaagcaaagggtctgctgctgctccctaCATGCTCATTGCAGTGAAATCTGTCACTGCAGATTTTGATAAACGTCAG GTGGTGCGTCGGACGTGGGGTAAAGAGGGACTTTTCCAGAATGGTGTTTCCATCCGTACTGTTTTCCTGCTGGGGGTTCCCAGGAATCGGACCGCTCTGCCTCTCTGGGATCGGCTCCTGACCTACGAGAGTCAGACCTTTAGGGATATCCTGCTCTGGGACTTTGAAGACACCTTCTTCAACCTGACACTGaaggaaacacattttctgaaatggGTTAACAGCAGCTGTCCCAGTGTCAA GTTCATCTTCAAGGGTGATGCTGATGTGTATGTTAATGTGGAGAATATACTGGAGATGTTGCAAGGTCAAAAGCCAGACGAGGATCTGTTTGTGGGTGATATTATTATCCATGCTAAACCCATTCGTCGGCGCAGTTCAAAGTATTACGTGCCAGAGTTTGTTTATGGCGTGGGTTTGTACCCTGATTacgctggaggaggaggctttgTCATGTCAGGACATACGGCTCGGAGACTAAGCTCTGCCTGTGAACAG GTGGAGTTGTTCCCCATCGATGATGTCTTTTTGGGAATGTGCCTCCAGCTGATCGGTGTCAAGCCGTCACGCCACCAGGGCTTTCGGACCTTTGGAATTCCCAGACCCTCTGCAGCGCCCCACCTGCAGACGTTTGACCCCTGTTTTTACAAGGAGCTCATGGTCGTTCACAGCCTCAACGTTCCTCAGATCTGGCTCATGTGGAACCTCCTGCACGACCCCAAGCTGAACTGCCACAATAGCACCAGCCCGACGTCCTGGCCCTTTAAGTGGAAGGGGCGGATGAGCGAAACTGAGGGAGAAGAGACGGACTACGGTGAGAAGCAG
- the bbs2 gene encoding BBSome complex member BBS2 encodes MLVPIFTLKLNHKINPRMVTVGKFDGVHPCLTAATQAGKVFIHNPHARGQRPVTYRLSQSTQDSDISLLNINQAVTCLTAGMLGPNTTGDTLLVGSQTNLLAYDVHDNADIFYREVTDGANAIVLGKLGDIKSPLAIIGGNCALQGFDYEGNDHFWTVTGDNVRSLVLCDFTGDGKNELLVGSEDFDIRVFKEDELLSEMTENETVTSLCHMHGSRFGYALANGTVGVYDRTARYWRIKSKNHAMSIHAFDLNADGVVELITGWSNGKIDARSDRTGEVIFKDNFSSSVAGVVEGDYRLDGQQQLICTSIDGEVRGYLPASKDLKGNLMDSSAEQDLIRELSQRRQNLLLELRNYEENAKGVSETNSGMGVIPANTQLQTALSVRPATEAQKAHVELNISTPNETIIRAVLIFAEGIFEGESHVVHPSAQNLSGCVRVPIVPPKDIPVDLHIKAFVGGKISTQFHVFEITRQLPRFSMYDITVDSSAAPPSGRVTFSINDRTQRVVMWLNQNFLLPEGVDSPDVTFNSLRGGGLLSISMASNGQITLRTDDIDLAGDLVQSLASFLAIEDLSAEADFPGYFEELRTTLTEVDEFHSVHQKLTAAMADHSNYIRNMLVQAEDARLMSDMTTMKKRYRELYDLNRDLINEYKIRSNNHNALLACLKSVNQAIQRAGRLRVGKPKNQVISACRDAIKSNNINALFRVMRAGTASS; translated from the exons ATGTTGGTCCCCATATTCACCCTGAAGTTGAACCACAAGATTAACCCTCGCATGGTGACTGTTGGGAAGTTTGATGGAGTTCACCCATGCCTTACTGCAGCAACGCAGGCTGGAAAG GTTTTTATCCACAACCCACATGCTCGTGGTCAGAGACCTGTGACCTACAGACTGAGCCAGAGCACCCAGGACTCTGACATCTCTCTGCTCAACATCAACCAGGCCGTCACTTGTCTGACGGCAGGAATGCTGGGACCAAACACCACTGGGGACACACTGTTGGTGGGATCCCAGACCAACCTGCTGGCCTATGATGTCCATGACAATGCTGATATATTCTACAGAGAG GTGACGGATGGGGCCAATGCTATCGTGTTGGGGAAACTCGGTGATATTAAGAGTCCTCTTGCCATCATTGGAGGGAACTGTGCCTTACAAGGCTTTGACTATGAGGGCAACGACCACTTCTGGACA GTAACTGGAGATAATGTCAGATCTCTGGTGCTCTGTGACTTCACTGGGGATGGCAAGAATGAG CTCTTGGTAGGATCAGAGGACTTTGACATCAGGGTGTTCAAGGAGGATGAGCTTTTGTCTGAGATGACTGAAAATGAG ACAGTAACATCGCTGTGCCATATGCATGGCAGCAGGTTTGGCTACGCCCTGGCCAATGGCACTGTGGGAGTTTATGACCGCACTGCCCGCTACTGGAGGATTAAG tCTAAGAATCATGCAATGAGCATCCATGCCTTTGATCTGAATGCTGACGGGGTAGTGGAGCTCATCACTGGCTGGTCCAATGGAAAG ATTGATGCTCGCAGTGACCGCACAGGCGAGGTCATTTTCAAAGAtaacttctcctcctctgtggccgGAGTCGTGGAGGGAGACTACAGGCTGGATGGACAGCAACAACTTATCTGTACCTCCATCGATGGAGAGG TTCGTGGTTACCTGCCAGCCAGCAAGGACCTTAAAGGGAATCTCATGGACTCCAGTGCTGAACAAGACCTCATTAGAGAGCTCAGCCAACGCAGACAGAATCTGTTGCTGGAGCTACGCAACTATGAAGAGAATGCCAAG GGTGTGTCAGAGACAAACAGTGGGATGGGTGTCATACCAGCCAACACTCAGCTCCAGACGGCGCTGTCAGTGAGACCTGCTACAGAGGCCCAGAAGGCTCATGTGGAGCTCAACATTTCAACACCAAATG AAACCATTATTCGTGCAGTGCTCATCTTCGCAGAGGGGATATTTGAGGGGGAGAGTCATGTTGTCCACCCCAGTGCCCAGAACCTGTCAGGCTGTGTCCGAGTCCCCATCGTCCCTCCAAAAGATATACCAGTAGATCTGCACATCAAAGCCTTTGTTGGGGGGAAAATTAG CACCCAATTCCACGTGTTTGAAATCACTCGTCAGCTGCCTCGTTTCTCCATGTATGACATCACAGTCGACTCCTCAGCTGCTCCACCCTCTGGAAGGGTCACCTTCAGCATCAACGACCGAACACAGAGG GTGGTGATGTGGCTGAATCAGAACTTCCTGCTTCCAGAGGGAGTCGACAGTCCTGACGTCACTTTTAATTCACTAAGAGGAGGGGGACTGTTGTCCATCAGCATGGCCAGCAATGGACAG ATCACTCTGAGAACTGATGACATTGACCTGGCTGGAGATCTGGTCCAATCACTGGCCTCTTTCCTGGCAATAGAGGACTTGTCAGCAGAAGCAGACTTCCCTGGATACTTCGAGGAGCTACGTACGACACTCACTGAG GTGGATGAGTTCCACTCTGTGCACCAGAAGTTAACTGCAGCTATGGCCGACCACTCCAACTACATCAGGAACATGCTGGTTCAAGCAGAGGATGCTCGCCTTATGAGTGACAT GACAACTATGAAGAAGCGTTACAGAGAGCTGTACGATCTGAACAGGGATCTGATCAATGAGTATAAAATCCGCTCTAACAACCACAATGCACTGCTGGCCTGCCTCAAGTCTGTCAACCAGGCCATACAGCGGGCTGGTAGACTCCGAG tgggTAAGCCCAAGAACCAAGTGATCTCTGCCTGTCGAGACGCCATCAAGAGCAATAACATCAACGCGCTCTTCCGGGTGATGAGAGCTGGCACTGCATCCTCCTGA
- the ska1 gene encoding SKA complex subunit 1 encodes MSELEDVSHHIHDRISSLQRLLDLSVAELPQNKMKKLGQELFALERLLEEFEQCVDQQKEQLKHLKELEESSQKYLGDVQHMKDNIPAHMPRRKVPANGSEPLNQKEAADVQPAQLENVKKTNKSVIREMEFITLPEFESIPQYMKGRVSYDQLNAAVQNINTAVKAKYKILHQSVKTLNNHARKLRQRFKDQENKDTKGQYFVVEDDIREFAQIKVDKRFQGILNMLRHCQRLRELRGGGLTRYMLL; translated from the exons ATGAGTGAGCTGGAGGATGTCAGCCACCACATTCATGACAGGATATCATCCTTACAACGCTTGCTGGATCTGTCAGTTGCTG AATTACCtcaaaataagatgaagaaaCTTGGACAAGAACTCTTTGCACTCGAGAGACTTCTGGAGGAGTTTGAACAATGTGTTGACCAACAGAAAGAGCAACTAAAGCACCTCAAG gaacTTGAGGAATCATCCCAGAAGTATTTGGGGGATGTCCAGCACATGAAGGACAACATACCTGCGCACATGCCCAGGAGGAAAGTCCCAGCAAA TGGAAGTGAACCGTTGAACCAGAAAGAAGCAGCAGATGTTCAGCCAGCTCAGCTGGAAAATGTCAAGAAGACCAACAAGAGCGTTATCAGAGAGATGGAGTTTATCACTCTGCCAGAGTTTGAGAGCATCCCTCA GTACATGAAAGGACGTGTATCATATGACCAGCTTAATGCTGCGGTGCAGAATATTAACACGGCTGTAAAGGCTAAGTACAAAATCCTCCATCAGTCGGTGAAAACTCTCAACAATCATGCACGCAAACTGCGCCAGCGCTTTAAGGACCAAGAGAACAAAGACACCAAAG GTCAGTATTTTGTGGTGGAGGATGATATCCGTGAATTTGCTCAGATAAAAGTGGACAAGCGATTTCAGGGGATTCTGAACATGCTGCGGCACTGCCAGCGCCTACGGGAGCTTCGAGGAGGGGGCCTGACCCGCTACATGTTGCTGTAA